A region of Candidatus Megaera polyxenophila DNA encodes the following proteins:
- a CDS encoding DNA processing protein DprA translates to MLENLFVNNKAPAYSDETIDILRLIRSENVGPKTFFNLVKFFGSASCALENVQDFSVKGGRSKPIKLYSKDSALKELRELEKNNSYLITYKDPNYSELLLQTPDFPPVLSYKGNISLLNHEKIIAIVGARNSSVNGKAFAAKLSKDLVKAGYITVSGLARGIDSSVHSSSLDYTIAVIAGGIDHIYPPENKTLYEEIAKNGLILAELPIGSKPLSQHFPQRNRIISGLALATIVIEAGIKSGSLITANFALEQNRDVFAVPGFPLDPRCIGSNQLIKNGAYLLESVDDIVTNVVSKDRFQKELEEKASCFNNIGLYMGNKGNIQVTDRNRTAVVELLSASEVTFEVVAEQLQLELPILYTIFLELELAGKITRTAGNKISLIY, encoded by the coding sequence ATGCTAGAAAATCTTTTTGTAAATAATAAAGCTCCTGCCTATTCTGATGAAACTATCGATATATTAAGGCTTATCAGAAGTGAAAATGTTGGCCCGAAGACTTTTTTTAACCTGGTAAAGTTTTTTGGTTCTGCATCTTGTGCCCTAGAAAATGTACAGGATTTTTCAGTTAAAGGAGGAAGGTCGAAGCCAATTAAGCTTTATTCTAAAGATTCTGCTTTGAAAGAACTTAGAGAACTAGAAAAAAATAATAGCTACTTAATAACTTATAAAGACCCGAATTACTCTGAATTATTATTGCAAACTCCTGATTTTCCTCCTGTTTTATCTTATAAAGGAAATATCTCATTGTTAAATCATGAGAAAATTATTGCTATAGTAGGAGCTAGGAATAGTTCAGTTAATGGTAAAGCTTTTGCAGCAAAATTATCTAAAGATCTAGTAAAAGCTGGTTACATAACGGTTTCGGGACTTGCAAGGGGTATCGATTCATCCGTTCATTCCAGTAGTTTAGACTATACGATTGCAGTAATAGCTGGCGGCATAGATCACATATATCCGCCGGAAAATAAAACTTTGTATGAAGAAATAGCAAAAAATGGTTTGATTTTAGCAGAGTTGCCTATAGGATCTAAACCGCTTAGTCAGCATTTTCCTCAACGTAATAGGATTATATCAGGACTTGCTCTGGCAACGATAGTAATTGAAGCTGGTATCAAATCCGGATCATTAATCACCGCAAATTTTGCTCTCGAACAAAATAGGGATGTTTTTGCCGTTCCGGGGTTTCCGCTGGATCCAAGATGCATAGGCAGTAATCAGTTAATAAAAAATGGTGCATATCTGCTTGAATCTGTTGATGATATCGTGACAAACGTAGTATCTAAAGATAGATTTCAAAAAGAGCTTGAAGAGAAAGCAAGTTGTTTTAATAATATAGGTCTTTATATGGGAAATAAAGGTAATATTCAAGTGACTGACAGAAATCGTACTGCAGTAGTAGAATTACTTTCAGCGTCTGAAGTAACTTTTGAAGTAGTAGCGGAGCAGTTGCAACTAGAGCTACCGATATTGTACACAATATTTCTAGAACTCGAACTTGCCGGAAAAATTACAAGAACTGCCGGTAATAAAATTTCATTAATATATTAA
- a CDS encoding alkyl hydroperoxide reductase, whose product MTVYIGKLAPDFTAKAVMPDDSIDNNFNLKTYLKGYKGILFFYPLDFTFVCPSEIIAFNNRLGEFNSRNTKVVAVSVDSHFSHHAWKSMSVNKGGIGNVQFPLVSDLSKEISKAYNVLSDESISFRGTFLIDDDFKVRHYLVNDLPLGRNVDETLRMVDALDYHNAHGEVCPAGWKKGDQGMSATKQGVSDYLTSHAEGL is encoded by the coding sequence ATGACAGTATATATAGGTAAATTGGCGCCTGATTTTACAGCAAAAGCAGTGATGCCTGACGATTCAATAGATAACAATTTTAATTTAAAAACTTATTTAAAAGGCTATAAAGGCATTTTGTTTTTCTACCCACTGGATTTTACTTTTGTTTGCCCTTCGGAAATTATTGCTTTTAATAATAGGTTAGGAGAATTTAACTCAAGAAACACTAAGGTAGTAGCTGTAAGTGTTGACTCCCATTTTTCACACCATGCTTGGAAATCAATGTCGGTAAATAAAGGCGGAATAGGAAATGTTCAATTTCCGCTAGTGTCAGATTTGAGCAAAGAAATTTCTAAAGCTTATAACGTACTTAGTGACGAAAGTATATCGTTTAGAGGTACATTTTTAATAGATGATGATTTTAAAGTAAGGCATTATCTTGTAAATGATTTACCTCTCGGTAGAAATGTTGATGAAACACTAAGAATGGTTGATGCTTTAGACTATCATAATGCCCATGGCGAAGTTTGTCCGGCAGGATGGAAAAAAGGTGATCAAGGGATGAGTGCTACAAAACAAGGGGTTTCTGACTACTTAACCTCGCACGCTGAAGGGTTATAA
- a CDS encoding phage portal protein, translating to MLKDYIKKLRTYRQKKTVNILDIPEAIFPSEETVGSEQYFDNVIVHRCVSLIASSASHVPWLVYKKQGSKKVFTDNHIAAKLLKKPNPETSGADFFTEAISSLLLYGNSYVFLAGYDGSSASGIYNLHPQAVEIVTESNRPTVYKHKSFGGSKLYPIDRISRVSRILHFKNYHPSNHLYGLSSLAAAAKSINLYSKTLDWNKALLKNAVKPSGALVFQDGNGYLTDEQFERLQQQFYDNFSGSSNSGKPLVLEGGLKWQETNNAEKFEKFLELKDSSARDIAIAFNIPPQLLGINGDNTYSNMQEARLALWEENIIPLLDKIADGLSNWLSYWLKEDLLIDFDRDSISALTERRENLWSKITAASFMTLNEKRAFVGLEAIKGGDKIFGNNLEKQAEKDTYEKYSQ from the coding sequence ATGCTAAAAGATTATATAAAAAAATTACGTACTTACCGACAAAAAAAAACTGTCAACATACTCGATATTCCGGAGGCTATTTTCCCTTCAGAAGAAACTGTTGGGTCTGAGCAATATTTCGATAATGTTATCGTCCACAGATGTGTAAGCCTGATAGCCTCTTCTGCAAGCCACGTACCTTGGTTAGTGTATAAAAAACAAGGGAGTAAAAAGGTTTTTACCGACAACCATATTGCTGCCAAGCTACTTAAAAAACCTAACCCAGAAACTTCAGGAGCAGATTTCTTTACTGAAGCAATTTCTAGTTTATTGCTCTATGGCAATAGCTATGTTTTTTTAGCTGGTTATGATGGCTCGTCTGCTTCAGGAATATATAATTTACACCCTCAAGCAGTTGAAATAGTTACCGAAAGCAATAGACCTACCGTATATAAACATAAAAGCTTTGGAGGATCAAAACTTTATCCTATCGATAGGATAAGCAGAGTAAGCCGTATTCTACATTTTAAAAATTATCATCCTTCTAATCATTTATACGGTTTATCATCTCTAGCTGCGGCAGCTAAATCCATAAATTTATACTCAAAAACTTTGGATTGGAATAAAGCCCTTCTTAAAAATGCCGTAAAACCTAGCGGTGCGTTGGTTTTTCAAGACGGTAACGGTTACTTAACTGACGAACAATTTGAAAGGTTACAGCAACAATTTTATGATAATTTCAGCGGTTCATCTAATTCAGGAAAACCACTGGTTCTGGAGGGAGGTTTAAAATGGCAAGAAACTAATAATGCAGAAAAATTTGAGAAGTTCCTTGAACTAAAAGATTCAAGTGCAAGAGACATAGCAATAGCCTTTAATATTCCACCGCAACTTCTTGGTATTAACGGTGATAATACTTATAGCAACATGCAGGAAGCAAGACTTGCCCTATGGGAGGAGAATATCATTCCATTACTGGATAAAATAGCTGATGGACTAAGTAATTGGTTATCTTACTGGCTAAAAGAGGATTTATTAATTGATTTTGATCGTGATTCAATATCAGCCCTCACAGAACGGAGAGAAAATCTTTGGTCTAAAATAACTGCTGCCTCTTTTATGACTTTGAATGAAAAACGAGCATTTGTAGGACTAGAGGCCATAAAAGGAGGAGACAAAATTTTTGGTAATAACTTAGAAAAGCAAGCAGAAAAAGACACCTATGAAAAATACAGTCAATAA
- a CDS encoding terminase: protein MEDTEEFLEIILRQDFSSFIGKVFSTINPGAKYHANWHIDLLAEYLEGVRLGQIKRLIINMPPRALKSVCVSVAWPAWLLSLNPGTRIMVASYSSILSIKHSMDTRLVVSSSWYKKLFPKTKLSKSHNQKSKFLTTKNGFRFATSVGGSATGEGGDFLIIDDPHNPTQINSLKMRNKVIEWFEQTFITRLNDKKNGAIVLVMQRLHQEDLSAHLQSSRGWEILKIPALASENIKYNFGKFYKIYKEGEILDNTRDTREFLENLEREIGSRNYTAQFLQEPLPANYHLLSPHNIHYFENLPDRFDFFVHSWDTAIKTSETSDYTVGTVWGIIQNKYYLVQMIRKKLIYSDLKNEIHKQIHKYKPRFVLIEDKASGQSLIQDLKISGFNNIKAIKPSLDKITRFASVTHLFESGIVLLPAKAAFSRVIPSEITNFPNGKHDDIVDSISQFLNFIKQQNGNNLAQIRSL, encoded by the coding sequence GTGGAAGATACCGAAGAATTTCTTGAAATAATTTTGCGTCAGGATTTTTCAAGCTTTATCGGCAAAGTTTTTAGCACGATAAATCCAGGAGCTAAATATCACGCTAATTGGCATATAGACTTACTAGCAGAATATTTAGAGGGGGTGCGTCTTGGGCAAATTAAACGCCTTATAATTAATATGCCCCCAAGAGCCTTAAAATCAGTATGCGTAAGCGTTGCCTGGCCCGCTTGGCTTTTGTCTCTCAACCCTGGGACAAGAATAATGGTTGCTAGTTATTCTTCGATTTTAAGTATTAAGCATTCAATGGATACAAGGTTAGTGGTATCTTCCAGCTGGTATAAAAAACTTTTCCCTAAAACTAAATTGTCAAAAAGCCATAACCAGAAAAGTAAATTTCTGACTACTAAAAACGGCTTTCGTTTTGCTACAAGCGTCGGCGGCTCAGCCACCGGCGAAGGGGGAGATTTCCTGATTATCGACGATCCACACAACCCTACCCAGATCAATTCACTAAAAATGCGCAATAAAGTTATAGAGTGGTTTGAACAGACGTTTATCACTCGCCTTAATGATAAAAAAAACGGAGCAATTGTTCTTGTTATGCAAAGGTTACATCAAGAAGATTTATCCGCTCATTTACAATCTTCAAGAGGGTGGGAAATTCTAAAAATCCCCGCTTTAGCCTCAGAAAATATTAAATATAATTTTGGCAAATTCTATAAAATTTACAAAGAGGGCGAGATTTTAGACAATACCCGTGATACAAGGGAATTTCTTGAAAATTTGGAACGTGAAATCGGCAGCAGAAATTATACCGCTCAGTTTTTACAAGAACCTTTACCTGCTAATTATCATTTACTTTCCCCCCACAATATCCACTATTTTGAAAACCTACCTGACAGGTTCGATTTTTTTGTTCATAGCTGGGATACCGCAATCAAAACATCAGAAACATCTGATTATACAGTTGGAACAGTTTGGGGAATCATCCAAAACAAATATTACCTGGTTCAAATGATTCGGAAAAAACTAATTTATTCAGATTTAAAAAATGAAATCCACAAGCAGATTCATAAGTATAAACCACGATTTGTCTTAATTGAAGACAAGGCAAGCGGGCAATCATTGATTCAAGACCTAAAAATTTCTGGTTTTAATAATATTAAGGCCATAAAGCCTTCTCTTGATAAGATTACAAGATTTGCATCAGTTACCCACCTTTTTGAAAGTGGGATAGTATTATTACCGGCAAAAGCAGCTTTTAGTAGAGTCATACCTTCCGAGATTACTAATTTTCCAAATGGTAAACACGACGATATAGTAGACTCTATAAGCCAGTTTCTAAATTTTATTAAGCAACAGAATGGTAATAATTTGGCACAGATAAGAAGTTTATAA